A stretch of DNA from Oryza brachyantha chromosome 4, ObraRS2, whole genome shotgun sequence:
GTGGGCGATTCGATTCGCCCGTGCGGCGATGTGCCCGTGGCTCCGGCCGGCGTCGTAGGTAGGCGCCCAGTAGGCGCGCCGCACGCGtggtccggcggcggcgcgcgcgcggtgctGAGGGGTCGCGCGGTCACGCGAGCGGTCTCGCTCTGGCGCACGGGGGGCGTGGGCgcgggccgcggccgcgcggctTCCTACATCGGACGTGCGGGTTTAGAGATTCTGGTTTCTGAACCGTGTTTGGATTTGCCGCGAGCTACGAGCTTGTTGCTATGGTGAACTGGTCGATTTCTGTTCGGTTTCTTGTGGTGCGCTCTGCAGAGTTCATGAATTTCACTTTTCAATGCAGCCATGCGAAGCAAAAGTTTCCGCGGTTTATCCAAGGCAATTCTGGACGTTAACCCGGGTAAGAGCGTAGAGGATATGAGCAAATGTATTCAGCAATCAAACAGGCCTGAAAGGACATCACTAGTACTAAAGGAGAAATAGGCACTAAGGCGAGCAGTACGCGAGGATTCCATGAAATATTGTCTTTTCAGCGGAGAAACTGAACCACCCTGCGCATCCGAGCATCTTCGGCTCTCGAGTGAGCGGAGACATCAGTGAACGACGTCGATCCACACCGAGGGCTGTTCGTGTGGAGGCTGGAAAATTCACAAGATGCCCTGTCCCTTTCAGGCATCAGCATCTGGATTGTAATGCAGAAAGGCAAGTGACTGCAGCGTTGTAGCTGAACAATTCGCTGTCAAAGATTCATTTTTTAAGCAAGTTTCTTTTGGTTCACAGGATAATTTGGCCGAGCATGCCCACTGAATTGTTTTATGGTGTTCATTGATGACTACACCTATGGGCCTACCGTCCAGTGATGTAAGCCTCGCTGTGGACAGATGATCAACTTGGAGAGTTTCTTCGGATTCAAGAACCCTATTGTGGTGAAACGCTTAAGAGTCAACCAAGCAGCCCATGGATAGCAATGGAGGGACCTACCTGTCACAAATTTTATGGCCCAATCATTTTTCCTTCCAGTTTTTCGTTTTGAGATGGAGCCAATTGCAGATTGTTATCCTTGGAAGATCTCGTCAAATATTCTGATTTGAAGGTACCAAATGCAGACCACTTTTTCATGACAAAGAATCGCCGCACAAGATAACGACTCGACACTTCTTTGCAGTAACTGCTTTTGTATGAGGATTTGATAAATCAATCATTGCAGTAGTTTTATTGGATGGGCATATCTTTCACAATACCTGGTCAGTATTGATCAGTCCATGTAGTACATCATTTCCCAACTCTTTCGCTCCCATACGCATCCGATAACATATCTTCTGATGACACCATTTACTGAAATCAGCTGGAAACTGGCAGATCAAGAATTTTATCAGCTGCTCTTGAAAGGAACTTGTTATGGATAATATTTAGCCAAAGGTGTTCAACTTATAaccaaatatatacatgtattatGTATATACTACACTTTTTCCTACTGTACAAAATTTCTTCTATTCGCGCCTACAGGCTAAAGCCAACAATTGCACTGGTGACTTGTGAGAGATGAAGCAATCAAATAATTCATTGTTGTTTGATGAATCATCTTGAATCTGGTATGTTACTTCATTGACATGGTAATACGGTTGGCACATTTCCAATATTTACTGCACAGGTACCTCCAAGAAACCCATATCAGCTATCCAATAATACTGCACCATTGCCTTGCTGCATCCTTCTACTGGTATGTGGAGCTTCCGTCGCCCGCGCATAATTACAACATCATTTTACTCTAGTGTGTAGACCTAAATGCCATGCACATTGGTGGACTGATCTTGGCCAAGGCAAGCAAGGACGCTGGGAAGATCCAAAGGCCATCCCCACATATCAAACCAGATGCAACTGCTGGCACCATTAGTGCTGCTTTACTTTTGTCAAGCATGTGCCAGGTGAAGACTATCAGGCTCCCGATACACATGTCGATGGCAAAGCTTGCGCCAACAAGGAAAGGAACCCCCATTGCCATCGGTAGTGGAACCCATCTGCCGTACTTTGGTGGGGAAAGGTCCCTCACAAGGTTAGCGGCCActgcaaaaccaaaaaatccaTAGCAGAGCTGCAAACAATGCTGAGGCAGAGCAGAGAAGCCCTCAACACCAAGAATCGCCATGTTTCGGTAGACTAGAGCATATGGTGCTTTCCAGTATCCTTCGGGGTTGCCAATGTCAAAGGCATTGTAGAACAAGAAGAACGTTAGCGGTGAAATTACACAGCCCATGGCAGTGCCAATGGCCTGGGCAATAATCATTGACTTTGGTGATGTTAATGTGAGATGTCCAGTCTTGAAATCATGCATCAGATCAGCAGATATGGACACCAGTGATTTCACCAGACCACAGCCTACTAGGCCAGCAACTACACCAGAGTCTTTCCCAGCCCATGCTGCAAGAATGAAGAGGGCAATCTTTCCATAATTGTACGCCATATTGATGTCCGTAAGGCCTGCTCCATAAGCATTGCAGAAACCCAGGGCAGGGGCCAATAAGTATGCTATGACAACATAGTACCACTTCATCTCATGGAACATCATGGGAATAGCAATTACTGCAATAATAGTTAATGCAAGATAACCACAGTAGGCTAGCCAGGAAGGAATATTGTCTCTTGTAAAAACTTCATTACGGTGAAGTTCATCAAGCACAGGAATGGCTTCCCCTATAAGTAGAATGCACCCCATATTAGATCATATATAAACGAGCGAGGTCTTATTGACATGAGTTCTATCAGATTATTTACCCTTCTTTGCATTCTTCAGGTTTGAGCTATCAAACAGACTCTTAATAGTGAGTGCAACTATCTTCACAAAATTGTATAGGCCATCTCCTAGGATGAGAGCTACACAGATGAAGGCCTAAAGAATAACATATGAGGTTGTAAGAATCAAAATATCGTAGTATACTTGAACACTACCAAAATCAAATGACGAAACTAACTTTGTATCCTTGCAGGCTTCTCATGCTGCTTTCTGGTATATCTGCTGAATACCAATCCCCTTTCAAATCACTGATCAGTGGCCACATTACTCCCCATGAGAGAATGGCACCAAGTAGGAGTGACAGATTAACAAGATGGGAGCAAATCATCCCTGCCCCAACATATGTTAGGCTGAAATCGAAGAAGAATCTGATAACCAGAAAAGTGTTGAATCAGAcgaatttgttttgtttttgttttttttttttgaacaactCAGGTGAACCTGTTATTAgtacaaaatatatctaatgGAATAATGAGAAAAGTGATTGCTGTTACGTTTGTTGCCAAGCTTTTAGTCCAAAAGTTGGAAACTGCGAAAACCCACAATTGTCTCCACCAGAGTAAAACCACTGGAAGAAGCTCCAGAAAAAACTCATAGCAAAGTATTTTGTGAATCCATTTACTTGCTGCCTGGTGTGCCAAAAAAATGTGTTCAGTTaactgaaattttataatgtCCAGTTAATTCATTATGAGTTATGTTAGAGAACCACATACTTTGCCATTGCATCCCCATGAGGTGTGTGGAATCCATTTATAAGCACAGCTGTTGCAGTCCCACTTGGGTAGGTTAATTTGTAGTCAATTATCATGACCTGAAATTTTACCAAGTTTGAAAATAGATGGCGATAATCATGACCTGCAATTTTAGCAAGTTTGATAACAAATGGAATCATCCATTTACATGTGGACAAGTAGCTGGcagttcattttttatgtattcacAAGATAAGCATGTCACTGAAAAATGCTAAGGAGAACATGTCCAGGATCGTGCATAATAAGTCTTTGCTTGACTTCAAATTATGCCTTCAATTAAATTTAACAGCAACTCAAGATTAAAACTTAAGTATATGCTatctttttttcagattacgaaaatcatttttatttataaaagcaCACCTCAAACCACAAGCaaaatagctatattttatTCAGAGAACTAGAGAAGTACTACACGCCATAACGAGATGATATTGTTTGTTTCAGCACAAATAGCTATCAATACATTAAGCAAATATGTTGGTTTGTCTTAACCTATTATCAACTAGGCGGTTTAATAAATTCACGATGAAAGAGGTATCCTGATAGggacaaatttatttaatataccAGAACAATTCATTCAGCAGGCCAAGTTCAAACGAAACCATACAGGAACAAATTCAATCAGCAGCCAAGGTGCAACAAGGACCATAAGGCCACCAATAAACTACATTGAAATGCTACCTGCACTTCTAACTATATCAGCATATGCAAGCTGTGACATCTTCGTAAGGACCAAAAACCGAACCAAGATGACATTTTGATTtgtgaaaaacaaatgaagtaAAACTGTAGAAGGGACGGAAGATAGAAAAGGGTGAAATGGAGATGATGGTCACTTTACCACTGtgcagttttgtgaaattctCAAAAGTGTGAAGGGAAAGTGCCTACGAAATGTTGAAATGTAGAATTGCAGAACTACTGAAGATATACGGTAAACCTGTGAGGAGCTCACTGACCTTCCTAAGAGGGACGAGCGCGAGAAGTCCCACGAAGCTGACGGCGAGAAGGAATCCGGTCATCCACGCAATGCCGGGCTCCTTGTAGCTCCCCGGCACGTTGCCCTCCGTGTCCTCCCCCGCCATCTCGTAAGTCCTCTTGTTGAGCCCAAGCAAGTACGAACCAAACCCACCTGCAGAAAACATCCAAGAACCAATCAGTCAGGATCTCCATTACACGACGAATGGAGGATGGATGCAACGAGTTTGGGGGGGCGGGGGGTTGACCTCCAACGGCGATGCTGTAGCAGGCGACGGCGCAGGTCTGGACGACGGTGTTCTCCTGCCGCGTGAACGGccgggcggcgacgccgaggcgggCGAGCGCCTGCGTCCAGGCGCGGAGGACGACGAAGGCGATGAGCGCGGCGGAGACGTTGAGGGTGGGGACGAGCCCCGTGGAGAGGTTCAGCTTCATCACGATGACGCTGTACATGGCGCCGACGACCAGGCTCGCCACCAGCCCGCGCGCCGTCAGCTGCtcccgccacggcggcggggcgccgCGGGCATGCGTGGCTCCCTCCTCGGCGTCGTCGCTGCCGTCCAGCCCGGCCATCTCCTCCCCCCGCGGGTGCGCCACCGCCAGCTCGAGGCTCGGCGGCCCGGGCTGCCGCTTCCTCCGCCTCTCCTGCTTCATGGCGGAAATAATTTTGCGGCGTCAGATTCACCCCCGTGTCCGGGTGCCAGGTGAGGCATGTGAATTGAATGagttggtgaaaaaaaaaagatctcaGTACGAGAAAATGAGTTAGCACGAATGTGGTGCTAGCTAATGAGCTGACTGAGCAGCAGTGAAGCTATGAACAAGTGTGCTCTCGCCGAGGATCATCACAAGAAATCCATCGGGGCAAGACAAAGATGAAATTTTGATGGGTGATTCTCCAATAGAATTACTGATTTTCTCTTCAGTAGTATTAAGAGTTCCAGaaagataatataaaaaaaaaactcaccgGACCCTCTCTTCTCTTGCTCCAACCAAAAAGACAGCAATAGCGAGCCAAACGAAACTGAAGGCGAGCAAGAGAACTGAATACCACGTCACAGAAGAAAGGGAAAGGGATTGACAGAGTGAAATAGCATCAGCTTGGTTTTGTTCGTTAGTCAGAAAAAGAGAGACAAGGAGGGCATAATTCCAGGGCGCACCAAACGTCAAAGAAGAACGAGAAAATTAATGGAAGTATAACGATGGTTAGCGGAACTGCGGAAACCTGCGCGCAAGAACTAAGCAGCAGGGACACAACTAAAACTAACCAACCAAAACCAGAGCTCCTCTTCGTCACAAAAGATACTGTACTCCACAGTACCATTATCATTCCGTGCAAGAAACACACACAGAGAGAGTCCCAACGGTTACGAAATGATAAgcatataaaaacaaagtcAACAAGGAGGAATCAGTCAATCAAACCTCCAAAGCAAGATCGAACCTTTGATGACTTCCAAAACCCAACCTGCAATTCTACGTGACGCCGAAGCCGCGAAGCAGTCGAGGAGAGGCAAGCTTCGTGAAAACGATGGCAGACGAACGGCTGCAAGTCCCAACCAGAACCATAATTGTCACTTCACTTGTCAGTGCTAGTATTAtagcaacagaaaaaaaaatctgatggtCATTAACTCACCAGCGTACGGGCTGTGATGACGACCGGAAGCACCAGACCGTGGCTAGAGCGGTGCAGCCGCGCCTCAGGGAGAAGGAAGGAGCACGCGCTGCCATGGCCGTAAGCAAGCAAGCACACGCACGCACTGGCCGCGACAAAACACGCGCGCGCACGAGCAATTCACGCATGCCATGCCAAGCGGCGGCATGGACACGGCCGACCCTACTTGGCTGGCGCAGGCAACGcagccggccgcgccgccctccCGATCGCGCGCGCGCAAGGTGTTGTTGTGGTggcggcgagcttcgcaccGGCGCCTGAGGCCCTCCCGCGCTTCGGCTTTGCTTGGGGTGCACTCCCCCTTTCGTTTTCTGGAGGCGTGTGCTCGCCTCGCCCACCGGCCCACGGCTcccgccaccaccacgcgCTCGCGCGACAGCGAGATCGCGACGGAATTCCTCCACGGCCACGGCAGCCGCGTGCGTcctggatttttttctttttctccggCCGCTCGGTCTGTCtaaccgacaggtggggcccggcCCGTATGCTTGGGCAGCTTGAACCATGCGTCTCG
This window harbors:
- the LOC102719107 gene encoding probable metal-nicotianamine transporter YSL9, with translation MAGLDGSDDAEEGATHARGAPPPWREQLTARGLVASLVVGAMYSVIVMKLNLSTGLVPTLNVSAALIAFVVLRAWTQALARLGVAARPFTRQENTVVQTCAVACYSIAVGGGFGSYLLGLNKRTYEMAGEDTEGNVPGSYKEPGIAWMTGFLLAVSFVGLLALVPLRKVMIIDYKLTYPSGTATAVLINGFHTPHGDAMAKQQVNGFTKYFAMSFFWSFFQWFYSGGDNCGFSQFPTFGLKAWQQTFFFDFSLTYVGAGMICSHLVNLSLLLGAILSWGVMWPLISDLKGDWYSADIPESSMRSLQGYKAFICVALILGDGLYNFVKIVALTIKSLFDSSNLKNAKKGEAIPVLDELHRNEVFTRDNIPSWLAYCGYLALTIIAVIAIPMMFHEMKWYYVVIAYLLAPALGFCNAYGAGLTDINMAYNYGKIALFILAAWAGKDSGVVAGLVGCGLVKSLVSISADLMHDFKTGHLTLTSPKSMIIAQAIGTAMGCVISPLTFFLFYNAFDIGNPEGYWKAPYALVYRNMAILGVEGFSALPQHCLQLCYGFFGFAVAANLVRDLSPPKYGRWVPLPMAMGVPFLVGASFAIDMCIGSLIVFTWHMLDKSKAALMVPAVASGLICGDGLWIFPASLLALAKISPPMCMAFRSTH